The genomic stretch GTAACCGTTCACAAAGAAATTAAATAATTGGTTTGATGGTTTGAATTATTTTCAAATTTTCAAATTACCTCATTTTCAAATTAATATATCATGGCAAAGGCAGCTTCAAAAAACGCTAAAGTTAAAGACCTTAAGGCTTCTGCTGAAGCGAAAAACTGGACTAAGGTAATTAAAACTGTACGCAGCCCTAAAACCGGCGCATATACGTTTAAAGAAAGTATTATACACAAAGACAAGGTTAAAGATTTCTTAGCGGCAAAATAATTTTCCGCTTATCAAAACATAATTTTTTAAAGCCGCTTTAAGCGGCTTTTGTTGTTTCTGCTTTACC from Arachidicoccus sp. BS20 encodes the following:
- a CDS encoding DUF4295 family protein yields the protein MAKAASKNAKVKDLKASAEAKNWTKVIKTVRSPKTGAYTFKESIIHKDKVKDFLAAK